Proteins encoded in a region of the Mercenaria mercenaria strain notata chromosome 1, MADL_Memer_1, whole genome shotgun sequence genome:
- the LOC128559497 gene encoding disheveled-associated activator of morphogenesis 1-A-like, with protein MPSKQTFCWCFGGRPPDIKYGIDGDTQLKSMALDIPMPTDENELNAMFEELVAELDLDKPHRDALFNLQPEKKWQIYCSKKQVYFVKILVFFKVLSYVFNLLSKE; from the exons ATGCCAAGCAAGCAGACGTTCTGCTGGTGTTTTGGCGGGAGACCTCCAGATATCAAGTATGGTATAGATGGTGACACACAGCTGAAGTCCATGGCGCTAGATATCCCCATGCCAACAGACGAGAATGAGCTCAATGCCATGTTTGAGGAACTAGTG GCTGAACTGGACCTTGATAAGCCACACAGGGACGCTTTGTTTAATCTACAACCAGAGAAAAAATGGCAGATATACTGTAGCAAAAAACAGgtttactttgtcaaaatactcgTATTTTTCAAAGTACTCAGTTATGTATTTAACTTACTGTCTAAAGAATGA